A genome region from Planctomycetia bacterium includes the following:
- a CDS encoding alpha/beta hydrolase yields the protein MRRLTIPVVVLSLLCAGSAGADDAKLNTAKPVAAGLHSDIEFAKVGDVSLTLDAFVPEGEGPFATVIFVHGGGFTQGDKQTYIKPLFEPIGKAGFTWFTINYRLAPQHRWPACADDVATAIRWVKAHAKEYRVDPKRIALVGESAGGHLVSWTGTSDDESLRVAAVVPIYAPHDLEWRVKHKQELGGPMKALLDLTEMNDEAFRKLHDASPSSRVRSGLPPYLLIHGDNDAQVPYEQSPMFQKQMQAAGNTCDLITVAGGEHGMGKWKALGSDYQEQLIAWLRKTLK from the coding sequence ATGAGACGTCTCACCATCCCGGTCGTCGTACTAAGTCTTCTTTGTGCCGGAAGTGCCGGTGCCGACGATGCGAAATTGAATACCGCGAAGCCGGTCGCGGCAGGGCTTCACAGCGATATCGAATTCGCCAAGGTCGGCGACGTGTCGCTCACATTGGATGCGTTCGTGCCCGAGGGAGAGGGGCCGTTTGCGACCGTCATCTTCGTTCACGGCGGCGGCTTTACTCAAGGGGATAAGCAAACCTATATCAAGCCGTTGTTCGAGCCGATCGGCAAAGCCGGCTTCACATGGTTTACGATCAACTACCGGCTCGCGCCGCAACACCGTTGGCCGGCCTGCGCCGACGACGTCGCCACGGCAATCCGCTGGGTGAAGGCCCATGCGAAGGAATATCGGGTCGATCCGAAGCGGATCGCACTCGTCGGCGAATCGGCAGGGGGGCATCTCGTCTCTTGGACCGGTACGAGCGACGACGAAAGCTTGCGCGTCGCAGCGGTCGTGCCGATCTACGCGCCGCACGACCTCGAATGGCGCGTGAAGCATAAACAGGAACTCGGCGGCCCGATGAAGGCCCTCTTGGATCTTACGGAAATGAACGACGAAGCCTTTCGCAAACTGCACGACGCTTCGCCGAGCAGTCGCGTGCGTTCCGGCCTTCCTCCTTATCTCTTGATCCACGGCGACAACGACGCGCAGGTCCCATACGAGCAGTCGCCGATGTTCCAAAAACAAATGCAGGCCGCGGGCAACACGTGCGATCTCATCACCGTGGCCGGCGGCGAGCACGGGATGGGAAAATGGAAAGCGCTCGGCTCGGATTATCAAGAGCAACTCATCGCTTGGCTTCGCAAGACGTTGAAGTAA
- a CDS encoding NAD(P)-dependent alcohol dehydrogenase, translating into MSIQGWATVGPKKPLELFEFDPGPLGPDDVEVAVEYCGLCHSDLSTANNDWGMTTYPTILGHEAVGRVVAVGSDAKGPKVGDRVGVGWTASSCMHCRECLGGDQNLCSNAIPTIYKHQGGFANRVRAHWAWTIPLPEKLDVTSAGPLLCGGVTVFAPLATYGIQGPHRVGVVGIGGLGHMALKFASAWGCEVTAFTSSDSKADEARSFGAHNVVNSRNVDSMKSITGKLDLLLVTVNATLDWPALLTTLRPKGRMHVVGAVPEPMGIPAFSLIFGQKSVSGSPTGSPTMIADMLEFCARHQIGPQVEHFKMSDVNAAMERLESGKARYRIVLDADFSKS; encoded by the coding sequence GTTCGAGTTCGATCCCGGTCCGCTCGGGCCGGACGATGTCGAGGTCGCCGTCGAATACTGCGGCCTCTGTCATTCCGATCTTTCCACCGCGAACAACGATTGGGGCATGACGACCTACCCGACGATTCTCGGTCACGAAGCGGTCGGTCGTGTCGTCGCCGTCGGTTCCGATGCCAAGGGGCCGAAGGTCGGCGATCGGGTCGGGGTGGGGTGGACCGCGAGCAGTTGTATGCATTGCCGCGAGTGTTTGGGGGGCGATCAAAATCTTTGCTCGAACGCGATCCCGACGATCTACAAACATCAAGGCGGCTTTGCGAATCGCGTTCGCGCCCATTGGGCCTGGACGATTCCGCTGCCGGAGAAGCTCGACGTCACGTCTGCCGGCCCGTTGCTCTGCGGCGGCGTCACGGTCTTCGCCCCGCTGGCCACGTACGGCATCCAAGGCCCGCACCGCGTCGGCGTCGTCGGCATCGGCGGGCTCGGTCACATGGCGTTGAAGTTTGCGAGCGCTTGGGGTTGCGAAGTGACGGCGTTCACCTCCAGCGACTCGAAGGCCGATGAGGCCCGCAGCTTCGGCGCGCACAACGTCGTCAACAGCCGGAACGTCGACTCGATGAAGTCGATCACCGGCAAGCTCGACCTACTGCTCGTTACCGTGAACGCGACGCTCGATTGGCCGGCTCTCCTGACGACGCTGAGACCTAAAGGACGAATGCATGTCGTGGGGGCGGTGCCCGAGCCGATGGGAATTCCGGCGTTCTCGTTGATCTTCGGCCAGAAGAGCGTCTCGGGCTCGCCGACCGGCAGCCCGACGATGATCGCCGACATGCTGGAGTTCTGCGCGCGGCATCAAATCGGCCCGCAAGTCGAGCACTTTAAGATGAGCGACGTCAACGCGGCGATGGAACGATTGGAGTCGGGCAAGGCCCGCTATCGCATCGTGCTCGATGCGGATTTCTCGAAGAGTTGA